From a single Vanacampus margaritifer isolate UIUO_Vmar chromosome 15, RoL_Vmar_1.0, whole genome shotgun sequence genomic region:
- the gpr85 gene encoding putative G protein-coupled receptor 85, which translates to MIPPPSMANYSHAGDHTILQNVSPLATFLKLTSLGFIIGVGVVGNLLISILLVKDKSLHRAPYYFLLDLCASDILRSAICFPFVFTSVKNGSAWSYGTLTCKVIAFLGVLSCFHTAFMLFCVSVTRYLAIAHHRFYTKRLTFWTCLAIICMVWTLSVAMAFPPVLDVGTYSFIQEEDQCTFQHRSFRANDSLGFMLLLALILLATQLVYLKLIFFVHDRRKMKPVQFVPAVSQNWTFHGPGASGQAAANWLAGFGRGPTPPTLLGIRQNSNAAGRRRLLVLDEFKTEKRISRMFYIMTFFFLALWGPYLVACYWRVFARGPVVPAGYLTAAVWMSFAQAGVNPFICIFSNRELRRCFSTTLLYCRKSRLPREPYCVI; encoded by the coding sequence ATGATCCCTCCTCCATCTATGGCGAACTATAGCCATGCAGGGGACCACACCATCTTGCAGAATGTCTCTCCTCTCGCCACCTTCCTCAAACTGACCTCCCTGGGCTTCATCATCGGCGTCGGCGTGGTCGGGAACCTCCTGATCTCCATCCTACTGGTCAAAGACAAGAGCCTGCACCGGGCGCCTTACTACTTCCTGCTGGACCTGTGCGCCTCCGACATCCTGCGCTCGGCCATCTGCTTCCCCTTCGTCTTCACCTCGGTCAAGAATGGCTCGGCGTGGAGCTACGGCACGCTGACGTGCAAGGTGATCGCCTTCCTGGGCGTGCTCTCCTGTTTCCACACGGCCTTCATGCTCTTCTGCGTGAGCGTCACGCGCTACCTGGCCATCGCTCACCACCGCTTCTACACCAAGAGGCTGACCTTCTGGACGTGCCTGGCCATCATCTGCATGGTGTGGACGCTGTCGGTGGCCATGGCCTTCCCGCCCGTGCTCGATGTGGGCACATATTCCTTCATCCAGGAGGAGGACCAGTGCACCTTCCAGCACCGCTCCTTCCGGGCCAACGACTCACTGGGCTTCATGCTCCTCCTGGCGCTCATCCTGCTGGCCACGCAGCTGGTTTACCTCAAGCTCATCTTCTTCGTCCACGACCGGCGAAAAATGAAGCCCGTCCAGTTCGTGCCCGCCGTCAGCCAGAACTGGACCTTCCACGGGCCCGGTGCCAGCGGGCAGGCGGCCGCCAACTGGCTGGCCGGGTTCGGCCGGGGCCCGACTCCGCCCACTTTGCTGGGCATCCGGCAGAACAGCAACGCGGCGGGCCGCAGGCGTCTCCTGGTCTTGGACGAGTTCAAAACGGAGAAGAGGATTAGTAGGATGTTCTACATCATGACCTTTTTCTTCCTGGCGCTCTGGGGGCCTTATCTGGTGGCGTGCTACTGGCGGGTGTTCGCCAGGGGGCCCGTGGTGCCGGCGGGCTACCTGACGGCCGCCGTGTGGATGAGCTTTGCCCAGGCCGGGGTCAACCCGTTCATCTGCATCTTCTCCAACAGGGAGCTGCGGCGCTGCTTCAGCACCACGCTCCTCTACTGCCGAAAATCCAGGTTACCGAGGGAACCCTACTGCGTTATATGA
- the LOC144035522 gene encoding small integral membrane protein 30, whose protein sequence is MARVAAAFTCLTFLQTISPAAAYDAGDAVALLLGTVVAMVGFCACLGWYARKRNRLL, encoded by the coding sequence ATGGCACGCGTTGCGGCGGCGTTCACCTGTCTGACTTTCCTCCAGACGATCTCACCCGCGGCGGCGTACGATGCCGGGGACGCGGTGGCACTGCTGCTGGGAACTGTCGTCGCCATGGTGGGGTTCTGCGCCTGCCTGGGCTGGTATGCGCGGAAGCGGAACAGACTGCTGTGA